From Drosophila yakuba strain Tai18E2 chromosome 2L, Prin_Dyak_Tai18E2_2.1, whole genome shotgun sequence, one genomic window encodes:
- the LOC6528991 gene encoding seminal metalloprotease 1: protein MFSRTLAVIFLFASTVLSELFNDPELLEGFYQGDIKAHPIRTRNGMVNKIYHWPNQTVQYIIDKNAFAGSHHREILRAISIIEAKSCVIFKPATETELTKALVITSKGKGCNSVYLGYRNKQHVVNLQIFPLGEGCFRIGSIIHELLHVLGFEHQHVAQNRDKYVSIQWKNIDPQYNINFVNNDNSTGWHDFDEGYDYESVMHYVPKAFSKNGEPTIVPLKDGAANMGQRLYISEKDIRKLNKMYRCPGYV from the exons ATGTTTTCGCGAACATTGgctgttatttttttgttcgcaTCTACTGTTTTGAGTGAACTTTTTAATGATCCGGAACTGCTGGAAGGATTTTATCAGGGGGACATCAAAGCTCATCCAATTCGGACTCGAAACGGAATGGTCAATAAGATTTATCACTGGCCTAATCAAACTGTGCAATATATAATtgataaaaatgcatttg CCGGCAGTCATCATCGGGAAATTCTTAGAGCCATTTCCATCATAGAGGCAAAGTCATGTGTTATTTTTAAGCCAGCTACTGAAACAGAATTGACCAAGGCGCTTGTCATTACGTCCAAAGGCAAGGGCTGCAATTCAGTTTACTTGGGCTACAGAAATAAGCAACACGTGGTAAATCTTCAAATTTTCCCCCTTGGCGAGGGCTGCTTTCGCATCGGTTCCATAATCCACGAGCTCCTTCACGTCCTGGGCTTTGAGCATCAGCATGTGGCCCAAAATCGGGACAAGTACGTCAGCATCCAGTGGAAAAATATAGATCCGCAGTACAATATCAATTTCGTAAACAACGACAATTCTACTGGGTGGCACGACTTCGACGAAGGCTACGATTATGAAAGTGTTATGCACTATGTGCCTAAGGCTTTTTCCAAGAATGGCGAACCCACCATTGTGCCCCTAAAGGATGGGGCTGCAAATATGGGTCAGCGACTGTATATAAGCGAAAAGGATATTCGCAAGCTGAATAAAATGTATAGATGCCCTGGTTATGTTTAg
- the LOC6528992 gene encoding seminal metalloprotease 1, whose product MSRPGIIYMLLLQVVLNSGKPLPAGVYDPEEAGGFVEGDMKLTAEQQRNLEQNGPKTRNGLINTEKRWPGNVVVYRISDDFDTAHKKAIQTGIDTLELHTCLRFREATAEDKAYLTVTANSGGCYTAVGYQGAPQEMNLEIYPLGEGCFRPGTILHEFMHALGFYHQQSSAIRDEFIDVIYENIVPGKEFNFNKYADTVVTDFEVGYDYDSCLHYRPGAFSINGEDTIVPRDSNAVIGQRVGLSSKDIDKINIMYKCPILL is encoded by the coding sequence ATGTCGAGGCCTGGAATAATATACATGCTGTTGCTGCAAGTAGTGCTTAACTCTGGCAAACCCCTGCCAGCAGGTGTATACGATCCGGAGGAGGCAGGTGGCTTTGTCGAGGGGGATATGAAGCTGACGGCGGAGCAGCAGAGAAATCTTGAGCAGAATGGTCCCAAGACTCGAAATGGCCTTATCAACACGGAGAAAAGATGGCCTGGAAATGTTGTGGTCTACAGGATATCGGATGACTTTGACACGGCGCACAAGAAGGCCATCCAAACTGGCATCGATACCTTGGAGCTGCATACTTGTTTGAGGTTTAGGGAAGCCACCGCCGAGGATAAGGCCTACTTGACGGTTACGGCCAACTCTGGAGGATGCTATACAGCCGTTGGCTACCAAGGCGCCCCACAGGAAATGAATCTGGAAATTTACCCGCTCGGCGAAGGCTGTTTCCGGCCCGGAACGATCCTGCATGAGTTTATGCATGCCTTGGGATTCTATCACCAACAGAGCTCGGCCATTCGAGATGAGTTTATAGACGTGATCTACGAGAACATAGTGCCTGGCAAGGAGTTTAATTTCAACAAGTATGCCGACACAGTCGTGACCGATTTCGAAGTTGGCTACGACTACGACAGCTGTTTGCATTATCGCCCAGGAGCCTTCTCGATCAACGGCGAGGATACCATAGTTCCCCGGGATTCCAACGCCGTAATTGGACAGCGAGTGGGTCTAAGCTCCAAGGATATCGACAAGATCAATATTATGTACAAGTGCCCTATTTTGCTGTGA
- the LOC26535055 gene encoding uncharacterized protein LOC26535055 isoform X1 → MSTCEVLPTAKMTDDHFMNPCILIRRLQSGLFWPGQKTMPMRPKRVGILHPAWLQGSLRMGMPVVRRPVRVDNDGSALGLARESFLSVPFMSQSNYLNSWRKGQRVW, encoded by the exons ATGTCAACATGCGAAGTTCTTCCTACCGCAAAGATGACAGATGACCACTTCATGAACCCATGCATTTTAATCCGCAGGCTGCAGTCCGGGCtcttttggcctggccaaaaaacaATGCCCATGCGGCCCAAAAGGGTTGGGATCCTGCATCCGGCCTGGCTTCAGGGATCTTTAAGGATGGGTATGCCGGTGGTCCGAAGACCAGTCCGGGTGGATAATGATGGAAGTGCACTCG GCCTGGCTCGCGAATCCTTTTTGTCTGTCCCTTTTATGTCCCAGTCAAATTACCTCAATAGCTGGAGAAAAGGGCAAAGAGTGTGGTGA
- the LOC26535055 gene encoding uncharacterized protein LOC26535055 isoform X2 translates to MAMNGWICFESLLAYLPLVHAPLQSGLFWPGQKTMPMRPKRVGILHPAWLQGSLRMGMPVVRRPVRVDNDGSALGLARESFLSVPFMSQSNYLNSWRKGQRVW, encoded by the exons ATGGCCATGAATGGTTGGATCTGCTTTGAGAGCCTCCTGGCATATCTCCCTTTGGTGCACGCCCC GCTGCAGTCCGGGCtcttttggcctggccaaaaaacaATGCCCATGCGGCCCAAAAGGGTTGGGATCCTGCATCCGGCCTGGCTTCAGGGATCTTTAAGGATGGGTATGCCGGTGGTCCGAAGACCAGTCCGGGTGGATAATGATGGAAGTGCACTCG GCCTGGCTCGCGAATCCTTTTTGTCTGTCCCTTTTATGTCCCAGTCAAATTACCTCAATAGCTGGAGAAAAGGGCAAAGAGTGTGGTGA